The following are from one region of the Hymenobacter radiodurans genome:
- a CDS encoding AAA family ATPase: MKVKKIVLEKFKRFTDLTISNIPESAKLVLLVGPNGSGKTSLFEAFNYWYKFKGYSTIGEQAYYEKKDTISSNDNWYQNKVNIEFHDLINFQMDHLKGKFYFRTAYRNEPDFTIKTLNKQQDPSKSSKFDTLNGNDITVSENYQRLISQTLSGVFNNSNNTKTVEGLREELIGQIKKSLGNVLDDLNLSSIGDPLSNGSFYFEKGASKDFHYKNLSAGEKSVFDLLLDIIIKSTYYTDTIFCIDEPEAHMHTRLQAKFLKELYNLIPNSSQLWISTHSIGMLKQAEELEKDVPGSVVFLDFDNRDFDLTENIFPAKIDKTIWNRFFDLAFADFSQLIAPQRIVFCEGTSQGRKYKDFDAQIYGKIFEQKFHDTKFISIGSSSEIENIENESVKIVSNILKSSNIIKFIDRDSKSLQEIQELRDKGIKTSRERHIESYLLDDEIIVKL; encoded by the coding sequence ATGAAAGTAAAGAAAATAGTATTAGAGAAGTTCAAGAGGTTTACGGATCTGACGATCTCAAATATTCCCGAATCTGCTAAACTAGTTTTACTTGTTGGGCCAAACGGTAGTGGAAAAACCTCTTTATTCGAAGCATTTAATTATTGGTATAAATTTAAGGGATATAGCACTATAGGTGAACAAGCATATTATGAAAAGAAAGATACTATTTCATCAAATGATAATTGGTATCAAAATAAAGTCAATATTGAATTTCATGACCTAATAAATTTTCAAATGGATCATTTGAAAGGTAAATTTTACTTTAGAACTGCATACAGAAATGAACCAGATTTTACAATTAAAACATTAAATAAGCAACAAGATCCAAGTAAAAGTTCGAAATTTGACACTCTAAATGGTAATGATATAACCGTATCAGAGAATTACCAAAGATTAATATCTCAAACTTTGTCTGGTGTTTTTAATAATTCAAACAACACGAAAACAGTAGAGGGACTTAGAGAGGAGCTTATAGGGCAGATTAAAAAATCACTCGGGAACGTTTTAGATGATTTGAATTTAAGCTCTATAGGTGACCCTCTGTCAAACGGAAGTTTTTACTTTGAAAAAGGTGCATCAAAGGATTTTCATTATAAAAACTTGTCGGCAGGAGAAAAATCTGTCTTCGATTTATTATTAGATATCATTATCAAATCCACTTATTACACTGATACAATTTTTTGTATTGATGAACCTGAGGCCCATATGCATACTCGTTTACAAGCTAAATTTCTTAAAGAATTATATAACCTTATACCCAACAGTTCCCAACTTTGGATATCTACCCACTCGATTGGTATGCTTAAACAAGCAGAAGAACTTGAAAAAGATGTGCCAGGCAGCGTTGTCTTTTTAGACTTTGACAATAGGGATTTTGATTTAACAGAAAATATTTTCCCTGCTAAAATTGATAAGACTATATGGAATAGGTTCTTTGATCTAGCGTTCGCCGATTTTTCACAGTTGATTGCTCCGCAGAGAATTGTTTTTTGTGAAGGAACATCCCAGGGTAGAAAATATAAGGACTTTGATGCTCAGATCTATGGTAAAATTTTTGAGCAAAAGTTTCATGACACAAAATTTATATCAATTGGTTCAAGTTCTGAAATTGAAAATATAGAGAACGAATCAGTGAAAATCGTATCAAACATTCTTAAATCTTCGAATATCATAAAATTTATAGACAGAGATAGTAAGAGTTTGCAGGAGATTCAGGAACTACGTGATAAAGGAATAAAAACTTCACGAGAAAGACATATAGAAAGTTATCTTCTTGATGATGAAATTATAGTAAAATTATAG
- a CDS encoding DUF433 domain-containing protein, producing MELKDLITIDSDILGGQPVFKGTRVPVETLFDHLEAGVSLKVFLDDFPTVTKEQAITTLEIANKLMTSKNIAKLYEIAA from the coding sequence ATGGAACTGAAAGATCTTATCACCATTGACTCCGATATCCTAGGAGGGCAGCCTGTCTTCAAAGGAACACGGGTTCCTGTCGAGACGCTTTTTGATCATTTGGAGGCTGGAGTATCGTTAAAAGTGTTTCTAGATGACTTTCCGACGGTTACTAAAGAGCAGGCTATTACGACGCTCGAAATCGCCAATAAGCTCATGACTTCAAAAAATATCGCCAAGCTCTATGAAATTGCTGCTTGA
- a CDS encoding DUF5615 family PIN-like protein translates to MKLLLDENLPKRLKADFPEHEIYTVRDKGWNGIKNGQLMQLMVENDFHALLTFDKNLQHQQNFKKYIISVFVLSAVNNTYMALTKLTPRVHEYLNKETLPVGPIIIATQ, encoded by the coding sequence ATGAAATTGCTGCTTGACGAGAATCTACCTAAACGGCTAAAGGCGGACTTTCCTGAGCATGAGATTTACACGGTGAGAGACAAGGGCTGGAATGGCATCAAGAACGGCCAGTTGATGCAATTGATGGTAGAAAACGATTTTCATGCGCTATTGACCTTCGATAAAAATTTACAGCATCAACAGAATTTCAAGAAATACATAATAAGCGTTTTTGTCCTTTCCGCCGTTAACAATACTTACATGGCGTTAACAAAACTGACGCCGAGAGTGCATGAGTATTTGAACAAGGAAACGCTGCCTGTTGGGCCAATTATTATTGCTACTCAATAA
- a CDS encoding acyl-CoA thioesterase: MSEPTPAFRFSRLLTVVASDIDELNHVNNVQYVQYVQDTAAAHWLTAYPPGEGEPYIWVVLEHRIRYHKPAFLGEELRCTTWVGEVRGAQSQRFVRIERAADNLLLCEAETQWVLLDPKSQRPKRVEEAVKKRLWEPVG, translated from the coding sequence ATGTCTGAACCTACGCCCGCCTTCCGCTTTTCCCGCTTGCTTACCGTTGTTGCATCCGATATCGATGAGCTAAACCACGTCAACAATGTGCAGTACGTGCAGTATGTGCAGGATACGGCAGCGGCACACTGGCTAACCGCCTACCCGCCCGGCGAAGGAGAACCCTATATCTGGGTGGTACTGGAACACCGCATCCGCTACCACAAGCCTGCGTTCCTGGGCGAAGAACTGCGCTGTACTACCTGGGTGGGAGAAGTGCGCGGGGCCCAGTCTCAGCGCTTCGTGCGCATCGAGCGGGCCGCTGATAACTTGCTGCTCTGCGAAGCCGAAACTCAGTGGGTGCTCCTGGACCCGAAGTCGCAGCGGCCCAAGCGCGTGGAAGAAGCCGTGAAGAAGCGGCTGTGGGAGCCGGTGGGGTGA
- a CDS encoding DNA alkylation repair protein, translated as MNFEETIAQLRALGSEQTRKTYQRHGSGPNVFGVSFASYGTLKKEFVGRGKDKTHAHAVARQLWATQNIDAQSLATMIADPQQLSEAEADSWAQDIHYHALADLFAGLVAQTSFAPTKVAQWTTAPDEGHQRIGYSLLSRLALDNKDLLNTYFEGYLPQMEATIHQAPNRAKEAINTAFISIGSRSEALRELAEQAADRIGEIVIDHGDTSCQTFDIRDYLSRVWTRKAKVAGQK; from the coding sequence ATGAATTTTGAAGAAACAATTGCTCAGCTTCGCGCCTTGGGCTCGGAGCAAACTCGCAAAACCTATCAGCGTCACGGCAGCGGGCCAAATGTATTTGGGGTGAGCTTCGCTAGCTATGGGACTTTGAAAAAGGAGTTTGTGGGCCGTGGCAAAGACAAAACCCACGCGCACGCCGTAGCCCGACAGCTGTGGGCCACGCAGAATATCGATGCGCAGTCGTTGGCTACCATGATTGCCGATCCGCAGCAGCTTTCCGAAGCCGAGGCCGATAGCTGGGCCCAGGATATCCATTACCATGCCCTCGCCGATTTATTCGCCGGCTTGGTTGCCCAAACGTCCTTTGCGCCAACGAAAGTAGCGCAGTGGACTACCGCGCCCGACGAAGGACATCAGCGCATCGGCTACTCCTTGCTTAGCCGCCTGGCACTAGATAACAAAGATCTGCTGAACACTTACTTCGAAGGCTATCTGCCGCAGATGGAGGCTACCATTCACCAGGCGCCTAACCGCGCCAAGGAAGCCATAAATACCGCGTTCATCAGCATCGGGAGCCGCTCGGAGGCCCTGCGGGAGCTAGCCGAGCAAGCCGCCGACCGCATTGGCGAAATAGTCATTGACCACGGCGACACCAGCTGTCAAACCTTCGATATCCGCGACTATCTGAGTCGCGTGTGGACCCGAAAGGCGAAAGTGGCGGGCCAGAAATAG
- a CDS encoding DEAD/DEAH box helicase: protein MEKVKFEELSLSTEMQRAITEIGYEEASPIQSEAIPALLAGRDVIGQAQTGTGKTAAFSIPAIEGVDTNSRNTQVLVLCPTRELAVQVSGEIQKLGKYKSGLAVVPIYGGSSYDRQFRALERGVQIVIGTPGRVMDHLERGTLKLDHCKMIILDEADEMLDMGFREDIETVLKRMPEERQTVFFSATMSRPIMEMTKRYQKDPQIVKVNHQEMTVSNIEQSYYEVRGPQKKDVLTRLIDMFNLKSAIVFANTKRMVDEIVGDLQAKGYFAEGLHGDMGQQQRQNTLDKFRKGTLEILVATDVAARGIDVENVEAVINYDLPADEEYYVHRIGRTGRAGKSGRAFTFVSGRDIYKLRDIMRFTKATIKQERVPSFEDVTEVKTTLFLTQIKDVIEKGNLEKYVGRVQRLLDQSEEITSLDIAAALLKMSMKEDKRVEQSLDAGRTQGAPRAGYTRMFVTMGKKDRIHPRDIVDLIAESTGLTAGKVGDIALYDKFSFVEVPSEFAEEIVTNLGRASINGRPVAFNVATPVQEGDAKQEGGRPGGFGGANENRPARRGPGGYGGGERREGGSSYGGNRGGSSYGDRREGGSSYGGGARGGSSFGGNRGGSSYGGGYKGNRDGGGSSYGGGYKGKRDGDSGAGNAGSTGGGYKPRSTNDFDE, encoded by the coding sequence ATGGAAAAAGTAAAATTTGAAGAACTGTCGTTATCGACAGAAATGCAACGCGCGATTACCGAAATCGGCTACGAAGAGGCTTCACCGATTCAGTCAGAGGCAATTCCCGCGCTGCTCGCAGGTCGCGACGTGATTGGCCAGGCCCAAACGGGTACCGGCAAAACGGCGGCCTTCAGTATTCCCGCCATCGAAGGCGTTGATACCAATTCCCGCAACACGCAAGTACTCGTACTCTGCCCCACGCGTGAGCTGGCCGTGCAAGTATCGGGCGAAATTCAGAAGCTAGGTAAGTACAAGTCAGGTTTGGCCGTGGTGCCGATCTATGGTGGCTCGTCTTACGACCGTCAGTTCCGCGCTTTGGAGCGTGGTGTGCAGATCGTAATTGGTACGCCTGGTCGCGTTATGGACCACTTGGAGCGCGGCACGTTGAAGCTGGATCATTGCAAAATGATCATCCTCGACGAAGCCGACGAAATGCTGGACATGGGTTTCCGCGAGGACATCGAAACGGTGCTCAAGCGCATGCCTGAGGAGCGCCAGACGGTATTCTTCTCGGCTACGATGAGCCGCCCGATCATGGAAATGACGAAGCGGTATCAGAAAGATCCGCAGATCGTGAAGGTAAACCACCAGGAGATGACTGTTTCGAACATCGAGCAGTCGTACTACGAGGTGCGTGGTCCCCAGAAAAAAGACGTGCTTACCCGCCTGATTGACATGTTCAATCTGAAGTCGGCCATCGTATTTGCTAACACCAAGCGCATGGTAGACGAAATCGTGGGCGACCTGCAAGCCAAAGGCTATTTTGCCGAGGGTCTGCACGGCGACATGGGCCAGCAGCAGCGTCAGAATACGCTTGACAAGTTCCGTAAAGGTACCCTGGAAATCCTGGTTGCCACCGACGTAGCCGCCCGCGGCATCGACGTGGAGAACGTGGAAGCCGTAATCAACTACGACCTGCCCGCCGACGAGGAATACTACGTGCACCGCATCGGTCGTACGGGCCGCGCCGGTAAGTCGGGTCGTGCATTCACCTTCGTGAGTGGCCGCGACATTTATAAGCTGCGCGACATTATGCGCTTCACCAAGGCCACCATCAAGCAGGAACGCGTTCCGTCGTTTGAGGATGTGACCGAGGTGAAAACCACGCTATTCCTGACCCAGATCAAGGATGTTATCGAAAAAGGCAATCTGGAGAAGTACGTAGGCCGCGTGCAGCGCCTGCTGGATCAGAGCGAAGAAATTACTTCGCTTGACATCGCCGCTGCCTTGCTCAAGATGAGCATGAAGGAAGACAAGCGCGTTGAGCAAAGCCTCGACGCTGGTCGTACTCAAGGCGCGCCGCGTGCTGGTTACACCCGCATGTTCGTGACCATGGGCAAGAAGGATCGGATTCACCCACGTGATATCGTTGACCTGATTGCTGAGAGCACAGGCCTGACTGCCGGTAAAGTAGGCGACATCGCCCTTTACGACAAGTTTAGCTTCGTGGAAGTGCCTTCGGAGTTTGCCGAAGAAATCGTAACCAACCTCGGTCGCGCCAGCATCAATGGCCGTCCGGTTGCTTTCAACGTGGCTACGCCCGTGCAGGAAGGTGATGCCAAGCAGGAAGGTGGCCGTCCAGGCGGCTTCGGCGGTGCCAATGAGAATCGTCCTGCTCGTCGTGGCCCAGGTGGCTACGGTGGCGGTGAGCGTCGCGAAGGCGGCTCGAGCTACGGTGGAAATCGTGGGGGCAGCAGCTACGGCGACCGTCGCGAGGGTGGTTCTAGCTATGGCGGCGGTGCCCGTGGTGGCAGCAGCTTTGGTGGCAACCGCGGTGGCTCTAGCTACGGAGGTGGCTACAAGGGCAACCGCGACGGCGGTGGCAGCAGCTACGGCGGCGGTTACAAAGGCAAGCGCGATGGCGACAGCGGTGCCGGCAACGCTGGCAGCACGGGCGGTGGCTACAAGCCCCGCAGCACCAACGACTTCGACGAATAG
- a CDS encoding PA2169 family four-helix-bundle protein, producing MDSKATQALLNELVQTLKDGEVGYATALTDVEDQDLKEVFKKYAAQRDGYLTEIEDQMHQLNLKAEEDTSITGTVHRAFINIKAAITSKDRESILNECERGEDYAVKAYQTALKAENLPGQLKSIIEKQYQGVREAHDTIKSLRDASKK from the coding sequence ATGGATTCCAAAGCAACCCAAGCCCTACTCAACGAACTCGTTCAAACCCTCAAAGACGGTGAAGTAGGCTACGCCACCGCCCTCACCGACGTGGAAGATCAGGACCTGAAAGAGGTCTTCAAGAAATACGCCGCTCAGCGCGATGGCTATCTCACGGAGATCGAAGACCAGATGCACCAGCTTAACCTGAAGGCGGAGGAAGACACTTCTATCACTGGCACGGTGCACCGCGCGTTCATCAACATCAAAGCGGCCATCACCAGCAAGGACCGCGAAAGCATCCTCAACGAGTGCGAACGTGGCGAAGATTACGCCGTAAAAGCCTATCAAACAGCTTTGAAGGCAGAAAACCTTCCCGGCCAGTTGAAGTCTATCATTGAAAAACAATACCAAGGCGTACGCGAAGCCCACGACACTATCAAGTCACTGCGCGACGCGAGCAAGAAGTAA
- a CDS encoding alpha/beta fold hydrolase → MDACIRNNVKVTGKGKQTMVLVHGFGCDQNVWRYITAGLLANYRLVLIDQVGVGNSALAAYDSDKYATLHGYAADIVEVCHSLALQDVILVGHSVGAMISLLSTIQEPELFSKLILIGPSPCYINDHDYIGGFEQADIKAILAMMNKDFRSWANAFAPLIMGNPECPSLAQELIDSFCHADSAIAKEFARVMFLSDNRQDLPKVITKTLILQCSEDIIAPAEVGAFMHQAIPDSTLITLRATGHCPHLSAPIETLAAIATFLHQAGPVENHASAVAGIA, encoded by the coding sequence ATGGATGCATGCATACGGAACAACGTCAAGGTTACTGGGAAGGGTAAGCAGACAATGGTGTTGGTCCACGGCTTTGGCTGCGATCAAAACGTGTGGCGCTACATTACGGCCGGCTTATTAGCCAACTATCGGCTGGTGCTGATAGACCAGGTGGGCGTTGGAAATTCCGCGTTGGCCGCCTACGACTCAGATAAATACGCTACCCTGCACGGCTATGCGGCCGATATCGTGGAGGTGTGCCACTCACTTGCGTTGCAGGATGTCATTCTGGTGGGTCACTCCGTGGGAGCCATGATTAGCTTATTGAGCACGATTCAGGAGCCGGAGCTATTTTCCAAGCTGATTCTCATTGGCCCCTCTCCGTGCTACATCAACGACCACGACTACATCGGAGGGTTCGAGCAGGCTGATATTAAGGCTATATTAGCCATGATGAACAAGGATTTTCGGAGTTGGGCTAACGCCTTTGCGCCGCTAATTATGGGAAATCCCGAATGTCCTTCACTAGCGCAGGAATTAATAGATAGCTTTTGCCACGCCGATAGCGCTATTGCCAAGGAGTTTGCTCGGGTTATGTTTCTCTCCGACAACCGCCAGGATCTACCCAAAGTCATTACCAAGACGTTGATTCTGCAATGCTCTGAGGATATAATTGCGCCCGCCGAAGTAGGCGCCTTCATGCACCAGGCTATCCCCGATTCCACTTTAATTACGTTGCGCGCTACCGGACACTGTCCGCACTTAAGCGCGCCCATCGAAACCCTGGCGGCCATCGCAACCTTCCTGCATCAGGCCGGGCCAGTGGAGAACCACGCCAGCGCCGTAGCGGGTATCGCATAG
- a CDS encoding BaiN/RdsA family NAD(P)/FAD-dependent oxidoreductase: MQTPSHSNTVAVLGGGAAGFFGAIACAEANPRLTVYLIEKTGKLLSKVRISGGGRCNVTHACESPTQLAQHYPRGGKQLKEAFREFDARATIAWFEARGVALKTEADGRMFPTTDSSETIAQCLLDAAQRAGVSILQQTNADEIAPQPGGGFRLRLTGTHAQEMQVARLLIATGGAPKSESYQWLRQLGHTVAEPVPSLFTFNVPDSPLRELPGVSVPNVRVRVAGEKLEYEGPILVTHWGVSGPAVLKLSAWGARRLHELKYESTALVSWVPAHTEETLRTWLHNFRDQNGRKTVESNPLFGLPQRLWRTLTDQAGISAEMRWSELPAKLQNRLIESLLRTPLPVRGKTTYKEEFVTCGGIVLSEINMHTMESRRVPGLYFAGEVLDIDGITGGFNFQAAWTTGYLAGRAMATSNS, from the coding sequence GTGCAAACTCCTTCACATTCTAACACCGTAGCCGTACTGGGCGGTGGCGCGGCGGGCTTTTTCGGGGCCATTGCCTGCGCCGAAGCCAACCCTCGCCTAACGGTTTATCTCATCGAAAAAACGGGTAAGCTGCTGAGCAAAGTGCGCATCTCCGGTGGCGGGCGCTGCAACGTAACCCACGCCTGCGAGTCGCCGACCCAGCTGGCGCAACACTATCCGCGCGGGGGCAAGCAGCTCAAGGAAGCTTTTCGGGAATTTGATGCCCGCGCTACTATTGCCTGGTTTGAGGCGCGCGGCGTGGCGCTCAAAACGGAGGCCGACGGCCGCATGTTTCCCACCACCGACTCTTCCGAAACTATTGCCCAGTGCCTGCTCGACGCAGCGCAGCGGGCCGGTGTGAGCATCTTGCAGCAAACCAACGCCGATGAAATTGCCCCCCAGCCCGGTGGCGGCTTCCGGTTGCGGCTTACGGGCACGCACGCTCAGGAAATGCAGGTAGCGCGCCTGCTCATTGCCACGGGTGGCGCGCCGAAGTCGGAAAGCTACCAATGGTTACGCCAGCTGGGGCACACTGTAGCCGAGCCAGTGCCGTCGCTATTCACGTTTAACGTGCCCGATTCGCCGCTGCGGGAGCTGCCGGGCGTGAGCGTGCCCAACGTGCGCGTGCGGGTAGCGGGCGAAAAACTAGAGTATGAAGGGCCGATTCTGGTAACACACTGGGGCGTGAGCGGCCCGGCGGTGCTCAAGCTTTCGGCCTGGGGGGCGCGCCGCCTCCACGAGCTCAAGTACGAAAGTACGGCGTTGGTGAGCTGGGTACCCGCGCATACGGAGGAAACCCTGCGCACGTGGCTGCACAATTTCCGCGACCAGAACGGGCGTAAAACGGTTGAAAGCAATCCCCTATTTGGGTTGCCCCAGCGTCTGTGGCGCACCCTCACCGACCAGGCCGGTATCAGTGCGGAAATGCGCTGGAGTGAGCTGCCCGCTAAGCTCCAAAACCGCCTAATTGAAAGCTTGCTGCGTACGCCATTACCTGTGCGGGGCAAAACCACCTACAAAGAGGAATTTGTAACCTGCGGGGGCATCGTGCTCAGTGAGATCAATATGCATACTATGGAGAGCCGGCGGGTGCCAGGCTTATACTTCGCAGGTGAGGTACTGGATATTGATGGTATTACTGGGGGCTTCAACTTTCAAGCTGCCTGGACTACCGGGTACCTGGCGGGCAGAGCAATGGCGACGAGTAATTCCTAA
- a CDS encoding NAD(P)H-binding protein, producing MVNTSQSPRPTVAVLGCGWLGLPLAKALVAEGYTVAGTTTTPTRVLTLRDAGIRPYLLSLGGKFTATDRDTLHTLLSGADVLVLNVPPRRSATASSYSNLLQPVAEAAQECGVGHVLFVSSTSVYPDEPRAMRENDAHASSEAASDILRAEELFAPQPHNTVVRLAGLFGPQRPPGRFLAGRHDVAQANAPVNLIHLTDCVGLLTAIIRQQAWGFTFNACAISHPMRGDFYPKAAQQLGLQPPDFRMDDALGGKIIDSTLIRQTLGYQFKHDDIEVALAAC from the coding sequence ATGGTTAATACATCTCAAAGTCCTCGTCCGACGGTGGCCGTGCTGGGTTGCGGCTGGCTGGGGTTACCCTTGGCTAAGGCCCTCGTGGCCGAAGGCTATACGGTAGCCGGCACCACCACCACCCCCACCCGCGTACTCACGCTGCGCGACGCAGGCATTCGGCCGTATTTACTGAGTTTGGGGGGCAAATTCACGGCCACCGACCGCGACACTCTCCACACCTTACTCAGCGGCGCTGATGTATTGGTGCTCAACGTGCCTCCGCGCCGGAGCGCTACCGCCAGCAGCTACTCCAACCTGCTTCAGCCCGTAGCAGAAGCTGCCCAGGAATGCGGGGTTGGCCATGTGTTGTTCGTCAGCTCAACCAGCGTATACCCCGACGAGCCCCGCGCCATGCGCGAAAACGATGCCCACGCCTCCTCCGAGGCTGCCTCCGATATCCTTCGGGCCGAAGAGCTTTTTGCTCCCCAGCCCCATAATACGGTGGTGCGACTGGCGGGCTTGTTTGGCCCGCAACGCCCGCCAGGCCGATTTCTGGCCGGCCGGCACGATGTGGCGCAGGCCAATGCCCCCGTCAACCTGATTCACCTCACCGATTGCGTGGGGTTGCTCACGGCTATTATCCGGCAGCAAGCCTGGGGCTTTACCTTCAATGCTTGCGCCATCTCCCACCCCATGCGTGGCGATTTCTATCCGAAAGCTGCGCAGCAGTTGGGTTTGCAGCCGCCCGATTTCCGCATGGATGACGCGTTGGGGGGCAAAATTATTGATAGCACCTTGATTCGGCAGACCCTGGGGTATCAATTCAAACACGACGATATAGAGGTGGCGCTGGCCGCCTGCTAG
- a CDS encoding SDR family oxidoreductase, which yields MSAPYTQPMLRDNALQGKTIVVTGGGTGLGRAMTTYFLQLGANVTISSRKLDVLEKTAAELRQQTGGKVLAVQCDVRKYDEVENMLQRTIDEFGGVDVLLNNAAGNFISPTERLSHKAFDVIVDIVLRGSYNCTLAFGKRWIADKKPGTILNIVTTYASVGSAYVVPSAAAKAGVLAMTRSLAVEWAKYGIRSNAIAPGPFPTEGAWSRLFPEPLAKKLDPAASVPLKRVGDHQELANLAAYLVSDFSAYMNGEVVTIDGGEWLNGAGEFNKLELIPAPMWDEIEKAMRR from the coding sequence ATGTCTGCTCCCTACACCCAACCCATGCTTCGTGACAACGCCCTGCAAGGCAAAACCATTGTCGTGACTGGTGGTGGCACCGGCCTGGGCCGTGCCATGACCACGTATTTTCTTCAGCTGGGGGCCAATGTCACCATCAGTAGCCGCAAGCTGGACGTGCTGGAAAAAACCGCCGCGGAACTGCGTCAGCAAACTGGCGGCAAGGTGTTGGCCGTGCAGTGCGACGTACGCAAGTACGATGAGGTGGAAAATATGCTACAGCGCACCATCGACGAGTTTGGGGGCGTAGACGTGCTGCTGAACAACGCCGCCGGCAACTTTATCTCGCCTACGGAGCGCCTCAGCCACAAAGCCTTTGACGTAATTGTAGATATTGTGCTGCGCGGCTCTTACAATTGTACCCTCGCCTTCGGCAAACGCTGGATAGCTGACAAAAAGCCCGGCACCATTCTGAATATTGTGACTACCTACGCCTCTGTAGGTTCGGCCTACGTGGTGCCCTCGGCGGCCGCCAAAGCCGGTGTGCTGGCCATGACGCGCTCTTTGGCCGTGGAGTGGGCCAAATACGGTATTCGCTCCAACGCCATTGCCCCCGGCCCGTTCCCCACGGAAGGTGCCTGGAGCCGCTTGTTCCCCGAGCCGCTCGCCAAAAAGCTCGATCCGGCCGCTTCCGTGCCGCTCAAGCGTGTAGGCGACCATCAGGAACTGGCTAACCTGGCCGCTTATCTCGTATCCGATTTCTCGGCGTATATGAACGGCGAAGTTGTTACCATCGACGGCGGCGAGTGGCTAAATGGGGCTGGCGAGTTCAACAAGCTGGAGCTGATTCCGGCCCCCATGTGGGACGAAATCGAGAAAGCCATGCGGCGGTAA
- a CDS encoding LysM peptidoglycan-binding domain-containing protein, producing the protein MSLSHRLQVPAACLLAATLILRPGAAPAAAPTEGMTTEQLVLRLRAAIDNLKTLRCTVHAQERLGAKYTQANSTMKLGYAPLRIFLRNKKGVEVLWVTGQNDGDAWVYPNSFPYVTLSLDPNGTLMRRSQHHSVLDAGYGMIADILRGSAQRPDRSYERSFRYAGDTVVAGRPCYQLRSDFPKFRYVSYTAGKGETVAQVADRFGCGEYRIMEQNGVAADAPIPTGKVLHVPNSYGSRTLICVDKKLYLPLLIRAEDDKGLFEEFKFLDVVANQPIPTLEFTKDFKDYNL; encoded by the coding sequence CCAGCGGCGGCCCCCACGGAAGGCATGACCACCGAGCAGCTTGTATTGCGGTTGCGAGCAGCTATTGATAATTTGAAGACGCTGCGCTGCACCGTGCACGCCCAGGAACGCTTGGGGGCCAAATACACCCAGGCTAACTCCACCATGAAATTGGGGTATGCTCCCCTACGGATATTCCTGCGCAATAAGAAAGGGGTAGAAGTGCTCTGGGTAACGGGCCAGAACGACGGCGACGCGTGGGTGTATCCCAATAGCTTTCCGTACGTCACGCTGAGCCTTGATCCTAATGGCACGCTCATGCGCCGCAGTCAGCACCATAGTGTACTGGATGCAGGCTACGGCATGATAGCCGATATTCTGCGCGGCTCAGCCCAGCGCCCGGATCGTTCCTACGAACGGTCGTTTCGTTACGCCGGCGACACGGTGGTGGCGGGCCGCCCCTGTTACCAGCTCCGCTCCGACTTTCCCAAGTTTCGCTACGTGAGCTATACCGCCGGCAAGGGCGAAACGGTAGCCCAAGTGGCCGACAGATTTGGCTGTGGTGAATACCGAATTATGGAGCAAAACGGGGTTGCCGCCGACGCGCCCATTCCGACGGGCAAGGTGCTGCATGTACCCAATAGCTACGGCTCGCGTACCCTGATTTGCGTTGACAAAAAGCTGTATTTGCCGCTCTTAATCCGCGCGGAAGATGACAAAGGGCTGTTCGAGGAGTTTAAGTTTTTGGATGTAGTGGCCAATCAGCCCATTCCAACTCTGGAGTTCACCAAAGATTTTAAAGATTATAACCTGTAA